One segment of Xanthomonas oryzae pv. oryzae DNA contains the following:
- a CDS encoding NAD-dependent succinate-semialdehyde dehydrogenase has protein sequence MSYDTVNPTSGQVEHTQQTMDAAAIEARLAASAKAFPAWAALPLGERGALLRCVGEELTKRRDDLQRIMTAEMGKLRREALAEVDKCAQACAYYAEHAAAYLAPRDIPTEAQSSYVRYEPLGCVFAVMPWNFPLWQAFRFLAPSLMAGNVSLLKHASNVPRCADAMKEVLDAAGIPPGVFDVLHIDNDQAADVVRDDRIAAVTLTGSERAGRSLAANAGDQLKKCVMELGGSDAFVVLEDADLEHTVQSAVQSRFDNSGQTCIAAKRFIVVDAIADQFIERFVAAAAKRVVGDPQQESTTLAPMARADLRDELHKQVQASVAKGAKVLLGGEPVAGSHAGYPATILDNVAPGMPAYDEEFFGPVASIIRVADEAEAVRVANDTTFGLGGSVWTADAKRGERVAQQLQCGAAFVNSVVKSDVRLPFGGIKRSGFGRELADHGIHEFMNIKTIYVA, from the coding sequence ATGTCCTACGACACCGTCAACCCGACTAGTGGCCAGGTCGAGCACACCCAGCAGACCATGGATGCCGCCGCCATCGAAGCGCGTCTGGCCGCATCCGCCAAGGCATTTCCGGCCTGGGCCGCGTTGCCGCTGGGCGAGCGTGGCGCGTTGCTGCGCTGCGTCGGCGAAGAGCTGACCAAGCGACGCGACGACCTGCAGCGCATCATGACCGCCGAGATGGGCAAGCTGCGCCGCGAGGCGCTGGCCGAGGTCGACAAGTGCGCACAGGCCTGCGCGTATTACGCCGAACACGCCGCCGCGTATCTGGCGCCGCGCGACATTCCTACCGAAGCGCAATCCAGCTACGTGCGCTACGAACCGTTGGGCTGCGTCTTCGCGGTGATGCCGTGGAATTTTCCGTTGTGGCAAGCCTTCCGCTTTCTGGCCCCCAGCCTGATGGCCGGCAATGTGTCGTTGCTCAAGCACGCCAGCAATGTGCCGCGCTGCGCCGATGCCATGAAGGAGGTACTGGACGCCGCCGGGATTCCGCCAGGGGTGTTCGATGTGCTGCATATCGATAACGACCAGGCCGCCGATGTCGTGCGCGACGACCGTATCGCCGCGGTGACGTTGACCGGCAGCGAACGCGCCGGCCGCTCGCTGGCCGCAAACGCGGGCGACCAGCTGAAGAAGTGCGTGATGGAACTCGGCGGCAGCGATGCCTTCGTGGTGCTGGAAGACGCCGATCTGGAGCACACCGTGCAATCGGCCGTGCAGTCGCGCTTCGACAACAGCGGGCAGACCTGCATCGCCGCCAAGCGTTTCATCGTGGTGGATGCGATTGCCGACCAGTTCATCGAACGCTTCGTCGCCGCGGCAGCCAAGCGCGTCGTCGGCGACCCGCAGCAAGAGAGCACCACACTGGCGCCGATGGCGCGTGCCGACCTGCGCGACGAACTGCACAAGCAGGTGCAGGCCAGCGTGGCGAAGGGTGCCAAGGTCTTGCTGGGCGGCGAACCGGTCGCCGGCTCGCATGCCGGTTATCCGGCGACGATCCTCGACAATGTCGCACCTGGCATGCCGGCATACGACGAAGAGTTCTTCGGCCCGGTCGCCTCGATCATTCGGGTTGCTGATGAAGCAGAAGCGGTGCGCGTGGCCAACGACACCACCTTCGGCCTGGGCGGCAGCGTGTGGACGGCAGATGCCAAACGCGGCGAGCGCGTGGCGCAGCAGTTGCAGTGCGGGGCGGCATTCGTCAATTCAGTGGTCAAGAGCGATGTGCGCTTGCCCTTCGGCGGCATCAAGCGTTCCGGCTTCGGCCGCGAGCTGGCCGATCACGGCATCCACGAATTCATGAACATCAAGACGATTTATGTGGCGTGA
- a CDS encoding ABC transporter ATP-binding protein, with protein MSEVRKEFDGFVAVDAVSLQIRKGEMFALLGGSGSGKSTLLRCLAGFDRPSSGRIVLDGQPIDALPPYERPINMMFQSYALFPHMSVEQNIAFGLKQEGLSKAAIAARVGEMLELVQLGALAKRKPHLLSGGQQQRVALARSLAKRPKLLLLDEPMGALDKKLRSQMQLELVNIIETSGVTCVMVTHDQEEAMTMATRIALMDQGWIQQVGTPDEIYEQPANRFAAEFIGSVNLIDAVIADDAPGYVGLKTSAFDACIRIGHGITGFEGQAVAFALRPEKLAIGKDEPTQACNKAQGVIEDIAYFGSHSVYHVRLPSGIKMMANFANRQRWASEALTWGDTVWVGWGEDDGVVLTVIHANRRLHRHRVLLFAVHGVAAVRQPGQARQPSARSRL; from the coding sequence ATTAGCGAGGTCCGCAAGGAGTTCGATGGATTCGTTGCCGTGGACGCTGTCAGCCTGCAGATCCGCAAGGGCGAAATGTTCGCGTTGCTGGGAGGCTCGGGCAGTGGCAAATCCACGCTGCTGCGTTGTCTTGCGGGGTTCGACCGGCCAAGCAGTGGGCGCATCGTTCTGGACGGTCAGCCCATCGATGCGCTGCCGCCGTACGAACGCCCGATCAATATGATGTTCCAGTCGTATGCGCTGTTTCCGCATATGAGCGTGGAGCAGAACATCGCCTTCGGCCTGAAACAGGAAGGCTTGTCCAAGGCTGCGATCGCCGCCCGTGTCGGCGAGATGCTCGAGCTGGTGCAGCTTGGCGCGCTGGCCAAGCGCAAGCCGCATCTGCTCTCCGGCGGGCAGCAGCAACGCGTGGCCCTGGCGCGCTCGCTGGCCAAGCGGCCCAAGCTGTTGTTGCTGGACGAACCGATGGGCGCGCTGGACAAGAAGCTGCGCTCGCAGATGCAGCTGGAGCTGGTCAACATCATCGAAACCTCCGGCGTCACCTGCGTCATGGTGACCCACGATCAGGAAGAGGCCATGACGATGGCCACCCGCATCGCGCTGATGGACCAGGGCTGGATTCAACAAGTCGGCACGCCCGACGAAATCTACGAGCAGCCGGCGAATCGCTTTGCGGCCGAGTTCATCGGCTCGGTCAATCTGATCGATGCGGTCATCGCCGACGACGCGCCCGGTTACGTCGGCTTGAAGACCTCTGCGTTCGATGCCTGCATCCGCATCGGTCACGGCATCACCGGCTTCGAAGGGCAGGCGGTGGCGTTCGCGCTGCGCCCGGAAAAGCTCGCCATCGGCAAGGACGAGCCGACGCAGGCGTGCAACAAGGCGCAGGGCGTGATCGAGGACATCGCCTATTTCGGCAGCCATTCGGTGTATCACGTGCGCCTGCCCAGCGGGATCAAGATGATGGCCAACTTCGCCAATCGCCAGCGCTGGGCCAGCGAAGCGCTGACCTGGGGCGACACCGTGTGGGTGGGCTGGGGCGAAGACGACGGCGTGGTGCTCACCGTTATACACGCCAATCGCCGCCTACATCGGCATCGTGTACTGCTATTTGCCGTTCATGGTGTTGCCGCTGTACGCCAACCTGGTCAAGCACGACAACCGTCTGCTCGAAGCCGCCTATGA
- a CDS encoding magnesium and cobalt transport protein CorA, whose product MNNHGHHPDNPSCVITCAYYDGDGKRHDISLEQISDVLQRPDGFVWVGLYEPQESVLHKLQDEFGLHDLAIEDALKAHQRPKAESYGNSLFVVVNTAQLVNERIRYGETHAFLGKRFLLTVRHGASLSYAPVRHRVEREPAMLHMGASFCLYGVLDFVVDNYLPIMNEFRDTLERLEKDIFADDYKRETVVRLYELKRELNKMRLVVAPLQDVLSHLKRNPGSLIHKEVGIYLRDVLDHAVRTSDAIDTLREMLGTALSVNLSMVTLAQGETVKRLGAWAALLAAPTLITSWYGMNFTHMPELDARYAYPLLVAGIVGSCLVLYRLFKRARWL is encoded by the coding sequence ATGAACAATCACGGCCATCACCCCGATAATCCGTCCTGCGTCATCACCTGCGCCTACTACGACGGCGACGGCAAGCGCCACGACATCAGCCTGGAACAGATCAGCGATGTGCTGCAGCGTCCCGATGGCTTCGTCTGGGTGGGCCTGTACGAACCGCAGGAATCGGTGCTGCACAAGTTGCAGGACGAATTCGGCCTTCACGATCTGGCGATCGAAGACGCACTCAAGGCGCATCAGCGACCGAAGGCCGAGAGTTACGGCAATTCCTTGTTCGTGGTGGTCAATACCGCGCAGCTGGTCAACGAGCGCATCCGCTATGGCGAGACGCACGCATTCCTGGGTAAACGCTTCCTGCTGACCGTGCGCCACGGCGCATCGTTGTCGTACGCACCGGTGCGTCATCGCGTCGAACGCGAACCGGCAATGCTGCACATGGGTGCGTCGTTCTGCCTGTACGGCGTGCTCGATTTCGTGGTCGACAATTACCTGCCGATCATGAACGAGTTCCGCGACACGCTGGAACGCCTGGAAAAAGACATCTTCGCCGATGACTACAAGCGCGAAACGGTGGTGCGCCTGTATGAGCTCAAGCGCGAACTCAACAAGATGCGCCTGGTGGTTGCACCGCTGCAGGACGTGCTCTCGCACCTCAAGCGCAACCCCGGCTCACTGATCCACAAAGAAGTGGGCATCTACCTGCGCGACGTGCTCGATCACGCCGTTCGCACCAGCGATGCCATCGACACCTTGCGCGAAATGCTGGGCACCGCACTGAGCGTCAACCTGTCGATGGTCACGCTCGCCCAGGGTGAGACCGTCAAACGCCTGGGCGCCTGGGCCGCCCTGCTGGCCGCCCCGACCCTGATCACCAGCTGGTACGGCATGAATTTCACCCATATGCCAGAGCTCGACGCCCGCTACGCCTACCCACTGCTGGTCGCCGGTATCGTCGGCTCCTGCCTGGTGTTGTATCGCCTGTTCAAGCGCGCTCGGTGGCTTTAG